The Linepithema humile isolate Giens D197 chromosome 7, Lhum_UNIL_v1.0, whole genome shotgun sequence genome has a window encoding:
- the LOC105669966 gene encoding LOW QUALITY PROTEIN: abnormal spindle-like microcephaly-associated protein homolog (The sequence of the model RefSeq protein was modified relative to this genomic sequence to represent the inferred CDS: substituted 1 base at 1 genomic stop codon) translates to MNALLQKHRAKHIYKVPEGLRELCADIAREVLRSQPRNIYCFIADYVEALFITRENAKVAVKVVNNILLGSQAIVGILHRSGLSLEQIARAAPRIQKAFRAYLDAVDMRAAQVCNDATCDAESRVELQSILRATGVPLEQAEKSATIIQAAFRGHKRMLLSESQGMIQCQRAATRTLEILRKAGASQAEASRAAILIQATYRGYYTRRNLKMKMSEIAQTVRXCARTVAKLFSLLFAVAARPQETKEDEVNTIEPTESVPAVAWLEMMYEESGLERAHEAASVIQKAYKRYREKKINVPRVESQKSMVVGAILNHLHRKVFDEITTRENIPTEFGDREDLMKAGEELQRAFKEQLTRARMEEEGWRLLLRLQNNYHSKCDVIITKTRMYISKNSKAINLHNFFMHPDVKQNMTKRSSTNRLRN, encoded by the exons ATGAACGCTTTACTTCAGAAACATAGGGCCAAACATATATACAAAGTCCCGGAAGGATTACGCGAACTATGTGCCGACATCGCACGCGag GTTCTGCGCTCGCAACCGAGGAATATTTATTGCTTCATCGCCGATTATGTGGAAGCGCTCTTTATCACGCGGGAAAATGCAAAAG TTGCGGTGAAAGtcgtaaacaatattttactgGGAAGCCAGGCTATCGTGGGTATACTTCACCGCAGCGGCTTGAGCTTAGAACAGATCGCCCGCGCTGCGCCCAGGATTCAG AAGGCATTCCGCGCGTACTTGGACGCGGTAGACATGCGAGCGGCCCAGGTGTGCAATG ACGCGACTTGCGACGCTGAGTCCAGGGTGGAGTTGCAAAGTATCCTACGGGCGACGGGAGTCCCGCTGGAACAGGCGGAGAAGTCCGCCACGATAATACAG GCCGCTTTCCGCGGACACAAGCGGATGCTGCTAAGCGAGTCCCAGGGCATGATTCAATGTCAGCGCGCGGCAACGAGGACCCTCGAGATCCTGAGGAAGGCGGGAGCTTCACAGGCGGAGGCGTCGAGAGCCGCTATTCTAATACAGGCTACTTACCGCGGATACTACACGAGGAGAAATCTAAAGATGAAAATGAGTGAGATTGCTCAAACTGTTCGCTGATGTGCTAGAACAGttgcaaaattgttttcacTGCTATTTGCAGTGGCTGCGCGCCCGCAAGAGACGAAAGAAGACGAAGTAAATACGATAGAACCTACGGAAAGCGTTCCAGCCGTAGCCTGGTTAGAGATGATGTATGAGGAATCGGGATTGGAAAGAGCTCACGAAGCTGCGTCCGTTATACAA AAAGCTTACAAACGGTatcgtgagaaaaaaattaacgtgCCACGAGTAGAATCACAGAAATCGATGGTAGTAGGAGCTATTCTCAATCATTTGCATCGGAAAGTTTTCGACGAAATCACAACTCGCGAGAACATTCCCACGGAATTCGGTGATCGCGAGGATCTGATGAAAGCTGGCGAGGAACTTCAACGCGCATTTAAAGAGCAGTTGACACGCGCTCGTATGGAGGAGGAAGGTTGGCGACTTTTACTgcgtttgcaaaataattatcattctaAATGCGATGTCATAATTACGAAGACTAGAATGTACATTTCGAAAAATTCTAAAGCTATCaacttgcataatttttttatgcatccgGATGTAAAACAGAATATGACGAAGAGGAGCTCGACGAATCGTCTGCGAAACTAG
- the LOC105670067 gene encoding modular serine protease isoform X3 translates to MNACVLFSVALSLLASLPSPTIQDDYYAWPQYGTSDRYATAVNSPPGHSKRNGNNGFSGPPGHNKWGGGGRGPPGANGPPGLAGGGPPGLNGKRPPGWNKVDPERPTEGEKLPDPGSGESIHKPRPSGHKENPVGPDDRIPDSNNYPQNRQCRNDEFRCGSNECLPQSVQCDNKIDCRDSSDEKFCTDFDYRNRNKQEGCVLPEQPEGGRYEVGGCAARCIKRPGDIVPNNSILTYSCKNNYILSGNTISVCVNNEWYKPPSCLKVCPPLSSSSVDISCSYKGETVSCSERILPGTRAMLACKSSYKLPLTNDPAYREITCLDDGLWDRRVFRCLPECGTSIAHGNTLIVNGFEAKVGVFPWHVGIYMKKSTGDYEQVCGGTLINSNLVVSAAHCFYDEVFNKLHDTSKYAVAAGKHYRNWNAKEEYVQKSLVESIRSGGRYMGARGNFADDICLVKLMTPFELTVLVRPVCLDWDNAYEREQLRVGQAGKVPVYAKEIVAAVYASRRTASGISVVSSA, encoded by the exons ATGAACGCATGCGTTTTATTCTCGGTGGCTCTGTCGTTGCTGGCTTCACTGCCGTCGC CGACCATACAGGACGATTATTATGCGTGGCCTCAGTACGGTACTTCTGATCGGTATGCGACAGCCGTGAATAGCCCACCGGGTCATTCTAAGCGGAATGGAAATAACGGTTTTTCCGGACCACCGGGTCATAATAAATGGGGAGGCGGTGGCAGAGGTCCGCCAGGTGCTAACGGTCCTCCCGGATTAGCTGGCGGCGGTCCTCCAGGATTAAACGGTAAACGTCCTCCGGGTTGGAACAAAGTAGATCCCGAAAGGCCGACCGAAGGTGAAAAGCTTCCAGATCCAGGTAGCGGAGAATCCATTCATAAACCTCGCCCTAGTGGCCATAAAGAAAATCCTGTTGGTCCAGACGATCGTATACCCGATTCGAACAATTATCCGCAAAATCGACAGTGCAG aAATGACGAATTTCGTTGCGGAAGTAACGAGTGTTTACCGCAAAGTGTCCAATGCGATAACAAAATTGATTGTCGCGATTCCAGCGACGAAAAATTTTGTACTGATTTCGA TTATAGAAACAGGAATAAGCAAGAGGGCTGCGTCCTGCCTGAACAACCGGAAGGCGGGCGTTACGAGGTAGGAGGTTGCGCTGCACGTTGTATTAAACGTCCTGGTGACATAGTTCCCAACAACAGCATTCTCACTTACAGttgtaaaaacaattacaTACTGAGCGGAAACACTATTTCCGTTTGTGTCAACAATGAATGGTACAAACCGCCATCGTGTCTTA AAGTGTGCCCGCCGTTAAGCAGCAGCAGCGTAGACATTTCCTGCAGTTACAAGGGAGAAACGGTGTCCTGTAGCGAACGTATACTGCCGGGTACACGGGCTATGCTCGCCTGTAAATCATCTTATAAATTACCTTTAACGAACGATCCGGCTTACAGGGAGATCACGTGTCTCGACGATGGTTTATGGGACCGACGCGTTTTTCGCTGTCTACCAG AATGCGGGACGTCAATTGCGCACGGCAACACTTTAATCGTGAATGGATTCGAGGCCAAAGTAGGGGTATTTCCCTGGCACGTTGGCATTTACATGAAGAAAAGTACGGGCGATTACGAGCAGGTATGCGGCGGCACTCTCATCAATAGCAATCTCGTCGTATCAG CGGCCCATTGCTTTTACGATGAGGTTTTCAACAAGCTCCACGACACGTCCAAGTACGCGGTGGCCGCCGGCAAACATTACCGCAATTGGAACGCCAAAGAAGAGTACGTTCAGAAATCGTTAGTGGAGAGTATCCGGTCGGGTGGCAGATATATGGGCGCGCGGGGTAATTTTGCCGACGACATATGTCTGGTGAAGCTGATGACGCCCTTCGAATTGACCGTTTTGGTGAGGCCCGTCTGCTTGGACTGGGACAACGCGTACGAGCGGGAGCAGCTGCGAGTGGGACAAGCTGGCAAG GTTCCAGTGTATGCGAAGGAGATAGTGGCGGCGGTTTATGCTTCGAGAAGAACGGCATCTGGTATCTCCGTGGTATCGTCAGCGTAA
- the LOC105670067 gene encoding modular serine protease isoform X1 produces MNACVLFSVALSLLASLPSPTIQDDYYAWPQYGTSDRYATAVNSPPGHSKRNGNNGFSGPPGHNKWGGGGRGPPGANGPPGLAGGGPPGLNGKRPPGWNKVDPERPTEGEKLPDPGSGESIHKPRPSGHKENPVGPDDRIPDSNNYPQNRQCRNDEFRCGSNECLPQSVQCDNKIDCRDSSDEKFCTDFDYRNRNKQEGCVLPEQPEGGRYEVGGCAARCIKRPGDIVPNNSILTYSCKNNYILSGNTISVCVNNEWYKPPSCLKVCPPLSSSSVDISCSYKGETVSCSERILPGTRAMLACKSSYKLPLTNDPAYREITCLDDGLWDRRVFRCLPECGTSIAHGNTLIVNGFEAKVGVFPWHVGIYMKKSTGDYEQVCGGTLINSNLVVSAAHCFYDEVFNKLHDTSKYAVAAGKHYRNWNAKEEYVQKSLVESIRSGGRYMGARGNFADDICLVKLMTPFELTVLVRPVCLDWDNAYEREQLRVGQAGKVVGWGKDIKGESTESLQEIDMPFVPYHQCLSAVPLDFRGFLTSDKFCAGHLNGSSVCEGDSGGGLCFEKNGIWYLRGIVSVSPEKRGSCDYNSYVGFTYISHFRDWIRDAYVSA; encoded by the exons ATGAACGCATGCGTTTTATTCTCGGTGGCTCTGTCGTTGCTGGCTTCACTGCCGTCGC CGACCATACAGGACGATTATTATGCGTGGCCTCAGTACGGTACTTCTGATCGGTATGCGACAGCCGTGAATAGCCCACCGGGTCATTCTAAGCGGAATGGAAATAACGGTTTTTCCGGACCACCGGGTCATAATAAATGGGGAGGCGGTGGCAGAGGTCCGCCAGGTGCTAACGGTCCTCCCGGATTAGCTGGCGGCGGTCCTCCAGGATTAAACGGTAAACGTCCTCCGGGTTGGAACAAAGTAGATCCCGAAAGGCCGACCGAAGGTGAAAAGCTTCCAGATCCAGGTAGCGGAGAATCCATTCATAAACCTCGCCCTAGTGGCCATAAAGAAAATCCTGTTGGTCCAGACGATCGTATACCCGATTCGAACAATTATCCGCAAAATCGACAGTGCAG aAATGACGAATTTCGTTGCGGAAGTAACGAGTGTTTACCGCAAAGTGTCCAATGCGATAACAAAATTGATTGTCGCGATTCCAGCGACGAAAAATTTTGTACTGATTTCGA TTATAGAAACAGGAATAAGCAAGAGGGCTGCGTCCTGCCTGAACAACCGGAAGGCGGGCGTTACGAGGTAGGAGGTTGCGCTGCACGTTGTATTAAACGTCCTGGTGACATAGTTCCCAACAACAGCATTCTCACTTACAGttgtaaaaacaattacaTACTGAGCGGAAACACTATTTCCGTTTGTGTCAACAATGAATGGTACAAACCGCCATCGTGTCTTA AAGTGTGCCCGCCGTTAAGCAGCAGCAGCGTAGACATTTCCTGCAGTTACAAGGGAGAAACGGTGTCCTGTAGCGAACGTATACTGCCGGGTACACGGGCTATGCTCGCCTGTAAATCATCTTATAAATTACCTTTAACGAACGATCCGGCTTACAGGGAGATCACGTGTCTCGACGATGGTTTATGGGACCGACGCGTTTTTCGCTGTCTACCAG AATGCGGGACGTCAATTGCGCACGGCAACACTTTAATCGTGAATGGATTCGAGGCCAAAGTAGGGGTATTTCCCTGGCACGTTGGCATTTACATGAAGAAAAGTACGGGCGATTACGAGCAGGTATGCGGCGGCACTCTCATCAATAGCAATCTCGTCGTATCAG CGGCCCATTGCTTTTACGATGAGGTTTTCAACAAGCTCCACGACACGTCCAAGTACGCGGTGGCCGCCGGCAAACATTACCGCAATTGGAACGCCAAAGAAGAGTACGTTCAGAAATCGTTAGTGGAGAGTATCCGGTCGGGTGGCAGATATATGGGCGCGCGGGGTAATTTTGCCGACGACATATGTCTGGTGAAGCTGATGACGCCCTTCGAATTGACCGTTTTGGTGAGGCCCGTCTGCTTGGACTGGGACAACGCGTACGAGCGGGAGCAGCTGCGAGTGGGACAAGCTGGCAAG GTGGTCGGCTGGGGTAAAGACATCAAAGGCGAATCCACCGAGAGCTTACAGGAAATTGACATGCCGTTCGTGCCGTACCATCAGTGTTTGTCCGCGGTGCCGCTAGATTTCCGAGGATTCCTCACGTCCGACAAGTTTTGTGCCGGCCACTTGAACG GTTCCAGTGTATGCGAAGGAGATAGTGGCGGCGGTTTATGCTTCGAGAAGAACGGCATCTGGTATCTCCGTGGTATCGTCAGCGTAAGCCCGGAGAAGAGAGGCAGCTGCGATTACAACTCATACGTTGGATTTACCTACATCAGTCACTTCCGTGATTGGATTCGCGATGCTTACGTCAGCGCGTAA
- the LOC105670067 gene encoding modular serine protease isoform X2, producing MNACVLFSVALSLLASLPSPTIQDDYYAWPQYGTSDRYATAVNSPPGHSKRNGNNGFSGPPGHNKWGGGGRGPPGANGPPGLAGGGPPGLNGKRPPGWNKVDPERPTEGEKLPDPGSGESIHKPRPSGHKENPVGPDDRIPDSNNYPQNRQCRNDEFRCGSNECLPQSVQCDNKIDCRDSSDEKFCTDFENRNKQEGCVLPEQPEGGRYEVGGCAARCIKRPGDIVPNNSILTYSCKNNYILSGNTISVCVNNEWYKPPSCLKVCPPLSSSSVDISCSYKGETVSCSERILPGTRAMLACKSSYKLPLTNDPAYREITCLDDGLWDRRVFRCLPECGTSIAHGNTLIVNGFEAKVGVFPWHVGIYMKKSTGDYEQVCGGTLINSNLVVSAAHCFYDEVFNKLHDTSKYAVAAGKHYRNWNAKEEYVQKSLVESIRSGGRYMGARGNFADDICLVKLMTPFELTVLVRPVCLDWDNAYEREQLRVGQAGKVVGWGKDIKGESTESLQEIDMPFVPYHQCLSAVPLDFRGFLTSDKFCAGHLNGSSVCEGDSGGGLCFEKNGIWYLRGIVSVSPEKRGSCDYNSYVGFTYISHFRDWIRDAYVSA from the exons ATGAACGCATGCGTTTTATTCTCGGTGGCTCTGTCGTTGCTGGCTTCACTGCCGTCGC CGACCATACAGGACGATTATTATGCGTGGCCTCAGTACGGTACTTCTGATCGGTATGCGACAGCCGTGAATAGCCCACCGGGTCATTCTAAGCGGAATGGAAATAACGGTTTTTCCGGACCACCGGGTCATAATAAATGGGGAGGCGGTGGCAGAGGTCCGCCAGGTGCTAACGGTCCTCCCGGATTAGCTGGCGGCGGTCCTCCAGGATTAAACGGTAAACGTCCTCCGGGTTGGAACAAAGTAGATCCCGAAAGGCCGACCGAAGGTGAAAAGCTTCCAGATCCAGGTAGCGGAGAATCCATTCATAAACCTCGCCCTAGTGGCCATAAAGAAAATCCTGTTGGTCCAGACGATCGTATACCCGATTCGAACAATTATCCGCAAAATCGACAGTGCAG aAATGACGAATTTCGTTGCGGAAGTAACGAGTGTTTACCGCAAAGTGTCCAATGCGATAACAAAATTGATTGTCGCGATTCCAGCGACGAAAAATTTTGTACTGATTTCGA AAACAGGAATAAGCAAGAGGGCTGCGTCCTGCCTGAACAACCGGAAGGCGGGCGTTACGAGGTAGGAGGTTGCGCTGCACGTTGTATTAAACGTCCTGGTGACATAGTTCCCAACAACAGCATTCTCACTTACAGttgtaaaaacaattacaTACTGAGCGGAAACACTATTTCCGTTTGTGTCAACAATGAATGGTACAAACCGCCATCGTGTCTTA AAGTGTGCCCGCCGTTAAGCAGCAGCAGCGTAGACATTTCCTGCAGTTACAAGGGAGAAACGGTGTCCTGTAGCGAACGTATACTGCCGGGTACACGGGCTATGCTCGCCTGTAAATCATCTTATAAATTACCTTTAACGAACGATCCGGCTTACAGGGAGATCACGTGTCTCGACGATGGTTTATGGGACCGACGCGTTTTTCGCTGTCTACCAG AATGCGGGACGTCAATTGCGCACGGCAACACTTTAATCGTGAATGGATTCGAGGCCAAAGTAGGGGTATTTCCCTGGCACGTTGGCATTTACATGAAGAAAAGTACGGGCGATTACGAGCAGGTATGCGGCGGCACTCTCATCAATAGCAATCTCGTCGTATCAG CGGCCCATTGCTTTTACGATGAGGTTTTCAACAAGCTCCACGACACGTCCAAGTACGCGGTGGCCGCCGGCAAACATTACCGCAATTGGAACGCCAAAGAAGAGTACGTTCAGAAATCGTTAGTGGAGAGTATCCGGTCGGGTGGCAGATATATGGGCGCGCGGGGTAATTTTGCCGACGACATATGTCTGGTGAAGCTGATGACGCCCTTCGAATTGACCGTTTTGGTGAGGCCCGTCTGCTTGGACTGGGACAACGCGTACGAGCGGGAGCAGCTGCGAGTGGGACAAGCTGGCAAG GTGGTCGGCTGGGGTAAAGACATCAAAGGCGAATCCACCGAGAGCTTACAGGAAATTGACATGCCGTTCGTGCCGTACCATCAGTGTTTGTCCGCGGTGCCGCTAGATTTCCGAGGATTCCTCACGTCCGACAAGTTTTGTGCCGGCCACTTGAACG GTTCCAGTGTATGCGAAGGAGATAGTGGCGGCGGTTTATGCTTCGAGAAGAACGGCATCTGGTATCTCCGTGGTATCGTCAGCGTAAGCCCGGAGAAGAGAGGCAGCTGCGATTACAACTCATACGTTGGATTTACCTACATCAGTCACTTCCGTGATTGGATTCGCGATGCTTACGTCAGCGCGTAA
- the LOC105669965 gene encoding NAD kinase 2, mitochondrial-like yields the protein MRSTQRKIADALQPCRRVLPWLALNEMFTAEFLTSRPITLIIETDDGQKITARSSGLPASVWARTLASELHESTKSYKCSPPWQLDEKVTSELLYKYHSNLLFPSNSELRLKNDVYEMCNVSQFVLPISQKQICRKTKIKSRSFDIVLVLEGSISLPFNDDTATFEIRREYSLKNITL from the exons ATGAGATCCACTCAGAGGAAAATAGCGGATGCCCTGCAGCCCTGCCGGAGAGTTTTGCCTTGGCTGGCGTTAAATGAG ATGTTTACGGCTGAATTTTTGACGTCGAGACCAATCACTTTGATAATCGAGACTGACGACGGGCAAAAGATCACTGCGCGGTCTTCCGGTCTACCTGCGTCTGTATGGGCTCGGACTCTTGCTTCTGAATTACATGAATCGACGAAATCGTACAAATGCTCGCCGCCATGGCAACTCGACGAGAAGGTAACCAGTGAATTGTTGTACAAGTATCACAGTAATCTTCTATTCCCATCAAATAGCGAATT AAGACTAAAGAATGACGTATATGAAATGTGCAATGTATCGCAATTCGTACTGCCGATTTCGCAGAAACAAATATGCCGTAAAACCAAGATAAAATCGCGAAGCTTTGATATTGTTCTCGTTTTGGAAGGATCCATATCTTTGCCCTTCAACGATGACACTGCGACCTTTGAGATCCGACGTGAATAttcgttgaaaaatattactttgtga
- the LOC105669967 gene encoding uncharacterized protein yields the protein MSLCPSSSHQLVAAAIAFRRARRKFPKNFGLESTVECICENAKTETAPSREGPINQAKSSSSLVKRACNSRSDHVCPTGVRNRDYDHSHSKENTISCSCCRTRNGSEDISGLRDECSGGDAIDTVPSREFAVSDADQKNEFAKLADRDRCDITSRATDDGATKTMEWIPQSARSTFYHHRKARCPSKACSSPDPVNLPYDSAPRERNDKVAYGDSSGDKGKEFASTSCHETSIDLDGNAEESVVGGHDSWTKQDVLTCHRKIEESSWRCQCERYPRKEPILDLLKSSYDRCCDGCHHHREHHRHDCLHQHCCCQQRDHSSTSAKECETHGRGISGGKAQHKSWRDQMQGENSRLYARQCYSKNYSGIISASCERNDEERSEKEDDDDEDDGVTVINHKDSMCILAEKYKTGRRCRAGRRCDEARSGDRTGDRDECDKSLTSEIIDQPESSLESANAVPHDGPSVKHVCRAHCESCGTATKACNPGCNRHTPPEGEFDRFKSLLNETSAAAHRCSSRAPCRHAF from the exons ATGTCGCTTTGTCCGTCGTCGTCTCATCAGCTTGTCGCAGCGGCGATTGCTTTTCGACGTGCCCGTCGTAAATTTCCCAAGAATTTCGGCCTCGAAAGCACCGTCGAATGTATATGCGAAAATGCGAAG ACGGAAACCGCACCGAGTCGCGAAGGGCCCATCAATCAAGCGAAATCGAGCTCCTCGCTGGTGAAACGCGCGTGTAACTCAAGATCCGATCACGTATGTCCGACGGGCGTGCGGAACCGCGATTACGACCATTCACACAGCAAGGAGAATACAATCAGCTGTAGTTGCTGCCGGACAAGAAACGGTAGCGAGGACATTTCGGGGCTGCGGGACGAGTGCAGCGGCGGAGATGCAATCGATACTGTGCCGAGTCGAGAGTTTGCAGTTTCGGACGCCGATCAGAAAAATGAATTTGCAAAACTGGCCGATCGAGATAG GTGCGACATAACGTCGAGAGCAACGGACGACGGAGCCACTAAAACAATGGAATGGATTCCGCAATCCGCGCGCTCGACATTCTATCACCATCGTAAAGCGCGTTGCCCATCAAAAGCATGCTCGAGCCCGGACCCCGTAAATCTTCCATACGATTCTGCACCTCGCGAGAGAAACGACAAGGTCGCATACGGCGACTCCTCGGGGGACAAGGGTAAGGAGTTCGCGTCGACGAGTTGTCACGAAACATCCATCGATCTTGACGGCAACGCGGAGGAGAGTGTCGTTGGAGGTCACGACTCGTGGACGAAGCAGGATGTTTTGACGTGCCATCGAAAAATCGAGGAGTCATCCTGGCGATGTCAATGCGAGCGTTATCCGCGCAAAGAGCCCATCCTGGACCTGTTGAAATCGTCATACGATCGTTGCTGCGATGGATGCCATCATCACCGCGAGCATCATCGTCACGATTGCCTCCATCAGCACTGCTGTTGTCAGCAGCGCGATCACTCGTCCACGAGCGCAAAgga ATGCGAGACGCACGGGCGCGGTATCTCCGGCGGGAAAGCTCAGCACAAAAGCTGGCGCGATCAGATGCAAGGCGAAAATAGTCGATTGTACGCGCGGCAGTGCTATTCGAAGAACTACTCTGGAATAATATCTGCCTCTTGTGAGCGAAACGACGAAGAGCGCAGCGAGAAAGAggatgacgacgacgaggacgacggCGTAACCGTTATCAATCACAAGGACTCCATGTGCATCCttgctgaaaaatataaaaccgGCAGGAGGTGTCGTGCCGGCAGAAGATGCGATGAGGCTCGATCCGGCGACAGGACGGGGGATAGGGACGAGTGTGACAAATCGTTGACTTCGGAAATCATTGATCAGCCGGAGTCGTCGCTTGAGAGCGCGAACGCGGTTCCGCACGACGGACCGAGCGTGAAACACGTTTGCCGAGCACATTGCGAGAGCTGCGGGACGGCCACGAAAGCGTGCAATCCTGGATGCAATCGACACACGCCGCCGGAGGGTGAATTCGACCGATTCAAGTCCCTTTTGAACGAGACGTCGGCTGCCGCTCACCGCTGCTCAAGTCGAGCGCCTTGCAGACACGCCTTCTAA